The Theobroma cacao cultivar B97-61/B2 chromosome 1, Criollo_cocoa_genome_V2, whole genome shotgun sequence genome contains the following window.
ttttaatgCTCCTCCAACTACCTCCAAAGGCTTCAACACTATAAATACAAGCTTCCATTTCATTAATGAAGGTAAAAAGACTCTGAAACACAACTTCAAGAAAGGATTAAAGCTTCAatcatttatttcttatttgtttcttctctagcatttaaatttttcaagtgTAGCATTTGTTTGAGTTTAATGTTCATCTTTCTGTACTCATTTATCCTTGAAAAGGTTTTATGAAGGTAATTCTTGAATCTCAAAAGACATATTTCATAACGGATTTCAAACTCCTTAGCAAGCTAAGGGAGATGATGTAGGTTAGATGCCAAACTTATATAAAACAATCGTGCAAGCTCTTTTTACTCTACCTGAAATTCGCACttctattttaaattaaattttcacataaaCTTTGAGCCAAACTTTATTGattttcaaagtttgaaagagtttttaaattctattcatatcaaactttttcaaTCTTGTAAAATGTTTCAAAGACTGCAATTCACCCTCTCTTGGAATTTCACTATTATTGGAGCTCATTTAAGTAACAAACACTTTGTAACTCCTTTTGCTAAACATATCTTATTCCATGAACGTTATCTTATTAGTTAATGATAACAATTACAAacataagataaaaaaagtttctattaattaatgtaatgCTTAAATTAACCCAATGTATTTCTAAACCCAATTGATTGACTTATGGGCTATAACATTATCACTATCAATATTGAGTAAAAATGTCCATTTATGTCGATAAAGAAGTTGTCAATATTCGtacatttaaataagttaTCGATTATAGATAGATATATACAAAAAGAAGCACTACAATTCAAACTCGAAATCTCTATCTAAATCTCACCCTACCCTCATTGCTTGACTCTTAGTCCTGCTTTGAGTGTTTTAACTTTTCCTTTTGTCTGTTGATGTGCATAGCAATGTCACTTAAGctttaattgataaatatgCTGTAGTCACCAAAATCATGTGTAAACGCTatacatatattatatataattaaagagGGGTCAAGTTACATCGGTATAAAAACAATTAGTTTTACACTTTTATATAACTTCATctacatttaatattttaacaaatCGACCATTAGATTTAACAACCTATTTGTATCCATTATGCATGAAAAATTTCACAACAATCCATTGTCACTATCATATTAATCTAGAAGGTTTtcttcaatatatttttaattgtcaaaattttattgtattaaacagatagatatttttaattcattcaaaatttACATGCATGATTTACGTaaataaaatgtgaaatttaacaattagattaataaaattaaatataaataaatcgTATAAAAAGATGTGCAAAGATGTAaaactaaattagttttaCACTGATGTAAACGGATTCTTcgtctatatatatattccttttTTTAGGTGTGGCAGCTGATTAATTTCTATAAACAAGAAAGAGGAGAGTTTGTTACGACTTGTTCACGTGCAACATGGCAAACTCTGGTGCAGAAaggtgaaaaaagaaaaacgaacTTAGGTTTTGCAACCCTACAAGGCTAGAAATTAATGCAATGTTATTGTTGAGTGGCATGCTTCAaaaaatggggcaaaaaaggGCTTTCTGGCAACCTCAAAAAATGGGTTTAACGTTTTTGTCCCTCCCTTTCACCAAAAGGCATTTGAGGGAGGATTATCAGGTTCAAGCCTTCAAACTTGATTGTCACAAGAGGTTGATGATATGATCAACGACATGGCTTAGAAAGTTAGAAATGTAATGCAGTTGGTGAATAGTAGATAACCAGATTCTTCTTCAACTAGCACCTACAGCTGtaacaaattaattgaaaGAACTGACCCTAAAAAGCTATTGTTACCACTTACATTGTTATTAATTCATCCATTAAATTCCTCATCTCAATCGACCAGCCGACATAATTCCTTTTATTGCCTGTCtggcatttttccttttgcttgttttactgcttaatattaatttcagacaaaaaaagaaaccaataAAACTTGCTTTAGGAACTGCTCATAATTTGTCAAGAATTGTTTGAACTGCTCAAAATTCGTAATTAAATTTGACAGTGGTTAGATGATAATactacttttttattttttcagcataatttaattaaactatcaaaattgaaatcaatCAGAGAGCAAAGcctcaaaagaaaatattagaGGCACCAAAACCTAGCGGTCACATTTAACTACATTGAATTTTCGCAACTGTCTCCCATCTGGTGTTTTCCCCTATAAAAGGAGATTCCCAACACATGCATCAAGCACCAAACAAAACATAGAAAGTAAGAGATTCATAGAGAGTTTTGCTACGTATAATTAAAGTGATGGCAAAGTGGAGTGCTGTGCTTGTTCTTGCTCTAGTAGTGGTTCAGGCTAGCGCAAGGAATGTGCCTAACGATTCTGGTCTCAATGACCAAAAGAACTTCCTCACGTATGGTGGCGTTGGCGGCTACTCTGGGATTGGAGCAAACGGAATGCCTATTGGAGGAGTTGGGAGTGTTGGCGGTATCACTGGCCTCGATGGTACAGGTGGAGTAGGAGGCTTAGCTGGCGTCGGATTTGGAGGTGGTCCTGGTGGTGGCGCTGCTGCCGGAGTTGGAGGTGGTGCTGGTGGTGGGAGTGGGACCGGTGTCATCCATTTTCCTTGAACTGATCGGTTTGAATAATTTACCATAATTAGTTTAACTTAGTTTCAGAGTAGTATAGCTGCTCAAGAGTGTGTGGCAGTCTAAGTAATGGTTGTTCTGTCGGGACGTCGTGTCCTTTTGTTATGTTTTGGTTTGTGCTTTTGCTCAGTAATTCGTCGATGTTCTCTTTATGTAGTAGACATTTTAcgcaaataaaataattccgGCCAGATGCGCACTTGCAATTACTTAAATCTAATacaatattataaatagataATATATAGTTCCATTAcgttgatatttttattttttatttttttctgtaaaaacaaatataaaacaaaacaatgaatgaaacataaataaaaaaaactaaaattattaatgGGGTCTAAATAACATGCATACATGCTTAGAAAGAAGTCTCTCATCGATGGGTATCATCTAGCTACCTGTTCAACTTTGTTTGAGTTTTGAAAGACAATTCACATACAAGAAGGCAATCGGCAAATTAAATTATAGTTCAAAAAGCGAAacggggaaaaaaaaaaacagaaactAATTAACTTACGTATTGTTGAAATATTCAAAcgaaattatatttaatatcgAGATTAACATACAAATAAATCACACATTACTTTCATATTacaaaaaaagttattataaaCTTACGTATTACAAAGAGTATAAAATACACAAAAACAAACATTAAACCCAAGTCATGAAGCAAAACCTAGTTCCATGCCCCCTAATGTTTAAACTCAAGGAATTCCTTCTATTTCATAAACCCGGTGTTTCTCATTGAATTCCTTCCGTCCCATATAATCTTGTGTTTACCCCACGGTGAGGACTATCGGAAAGCTAACTTTACTGTAATTTCaaataacataattaaaagaaaataatagaaaacCTATTAAACAAGTTAACAAATAAGGAGGGGGTTTGGGTTCTTGGTGGGGATGGACACAGGATTAACTTTTGGCATGATTAAGGGATTGGTGAGGTTATATTAAAAGAATGACACGATTGACAAATATGGGGAATGGGAAAACTAGAGGTAATTACACAACCTACTCTTATTCTAGAAGCATATTAGAGACCACGAATAGTAAGGCTAGCTTATGGGGAAATCTCTGGCAAGGCCTTGCCCCTATTAAGATATAAACCTTTTGTCGGCTTCTATGAAAGGGTAAAATTGCTGTTTGTGAAACACTTATAGGAAGAGATCTCCTTAGATATGATGCTGGTTGTTGTCTTTTATGCAAAGAAAGAATGTGAATCAATTGGCcaccattttttttgtttttgttgttctaAGATTTGGGATGTCATAATGTATGAGTCTTGAAACTTAGCCATTTGACATAAATAAAGTCGTCATTAATCTCTTTTTGTTTAGTATGATTAACCACCTAGTTGAATCTATTTTTTCTAATGAGATTCTAAGTTTGACTTAGGTTCAGTAAAAAATTAGATTCCAGTTTACAAAACAGATTAAGTTTGAAAGTACAATTACATGTGAGGAAGGAATTACAATCTCACAACATCCATTCAAATGGTACCTAATTAATTATGCGTTTTTTTAGCCTTAATAAATGAATTTTGTTACGATATCCTAGTTTACTTCCCTTAACTATTTCTCcaatttattatcattttaaaataaaaaaatgtccTCTAATacttttgataaaatttagaCAGATTTtctcacttaaaaatttttaagaaattattCCTTATAACATTCTCGAAATTCCATCATCAAAGGActtctatttattttatattaaacattcattattatatttacaaaatctaaattctttatttatctatattcttcttaattatttataaataaacctttttggtaaaaatatttacGAGATTACCCCCAACCCTTATGGTAAGATCCCATAATTATTTCTACTctataaaatttaagaagaaTTGCCCCCTACAACTTcccttaaaaatttcatttaaaaaatttatttttaaataattacaaatttttattattttttattttgtaattttattctaGCAATTATGGTTGTAAGAATTTCATCCTAACCTAATTatgacttaaaaaaaattaattttattatatttatgtattttcattaataccaaaaaaaatgaataaatgaagataaacataaataaataaaaggagTGACTTGATGGTTTAAGCACATATCTAGTAGGTGGACCAACAATTAAATGGGAGAGGGCATAGTCAAATGTATGTTGGTCCCattaatatgtgctagaggggggcggtgaatagcacaatttggctcttgacaagatgtggaactaatttccaagacttaaaaaagtaaaaacagagtataaggtgcacaacaatttaaagtggttcggtccaagacctacatccactaccttgattatccaaccaaggattttcccaacgattcactaagaatccagtgaaattcataagctttcaccaagcttttacaatggctttcgcaagctcagccaaaacctttacactagtttttcataggctcaactaaaacccaaagtggttttccaaggctcaaccacaacctataacattcaagctttcccaagcttcaacaaccccttagaatgattccctcactctaagtatacaagaatAGAGgttaaagaaagtacctatggtcacaagttgatctaaatggtacaagattgtgtgctaaatacaatgacaaagagtaggcgtttaagtgcagacaagtgcagtgaagtttttctgattttcaactttttatagctcaaatcacattcaaggcttcaaaaaaacttgtttcttatTGTtagaagacccttttatacttggagatgcaactccgatggcagtttgacagtttatggttgttggaaacagttgaggatgagttctagccattaatctgtcttgtagtgttttggttcaaattgcaaacagagagctcttagtcgactaacttggttgactaagttgattctatttctggtttgcagattTTAGCAAagggcacttagtcgactgacttggttgactaagtttgttttgtttctcaaactcttcagcccaccatttctccaattCGAAATTTGGttaaccaatgttcttccttatttAACCAACATGCTTCCGTcttgttattcagttacatcttgttgattttattcctctttttctttcaaaaataccctttgaagagttaaaaaattaatttcatgtattaatttccttcacacttaaataaaggaattagatacaaataaatgggaatgttttattgtcatcaaaaactaatggagccaacaatctccccctttttgatgatgacagaACACTCGTTGATTAACAACATAatgtcattttaaattttttttagttttctgcaagaattgaggattgctccccttaagtataagctcccccatagtgtgtgcatattttgcttattttatttcagcCAGTTTTATTCTcatcatatagaaaatgatattgtatatttagagaatatatatgtGCAGCAATATAGAGTGATTTGCATCCAAAGATTTTCAGCAACAagttttgatagatttttatctattgttCCAGCAGCTGTTAACAGTCAATTGATTTCAGATTGTGTCTACATCATTCACATTTAAATTGATATGCTATATGCTTCATCTATAACTTATTCTCATCAGACATTATATAAACATCATCTATCAGCATGTAAATCCATATCAGCATATTAGCAACAGATTTTATTTATGACAGTGAACATATCAAAACATCAGCATACTTTAGTTTACAGTAGTTAAATATCATAAACATATCagcattcatatttcacatacatccataaaaataacaaaattagagtTGAGTGTTAAGGTGCCACCAAGGCACAAATAACAGTTGattaaaaagtattttgaAAATGCCCCTGGACTAGTTTTGCTTCTTATCtcctatttttctaatttcatgCACCCTTGGTTttgctttctttcctttcctaatTTCTTGGTTCCTTTAtcctaacatttttttgtttttaaacattattctCTAGTTCCTGATTCCTGTTCCCCAAGTACCATacttctccccctttttgtcaacATCAAAGGAGGTGGATTCTACTCATCGGATGAAGCAGAGGGTGAGGATTCAGTTCCATAGAAAGGGTTAAGAGGAAACAGAGAGGGTTGTCGGAGAGGAGACGACTTTCTAGGAGAAGAGTCTAGAGAAGATTTGTCTGAAACATGAACTAGACTGTAAGGAGAAGAGGCTGAAACTGGTTTGGACTTCTCTGTCAATCTagaagactttcttcttttgagaaaGGTTGTCTTGGTTGGCATAGTCTTCCTTCCTTTAGTTGGTTGTTTTGCCTCAACTGGTGGTGTTGTGGTAGCTTCTAATTTCCCTGTTTTTGCCTTTAGTTTGAGAGTTGAGGcaagtttcttttcttttcttacatttGCACCATTCTTCTGAGTTGCTGTCTTGATAGTGTCTTTTTTAGCTTGTTCCTCTCTgaccatttgatgaaaaaagtCCATAATGGAAACTTCCTCTGAATTTGGAAAAGAGGCCTACTGTTTCTTAATTTCTGCACCAGCTAGTTCAGTCCTTTGTTCTgagtcatttttgctttgaggttCAAGTGAGGGTGATTTGGCTGGTTGATCAACTCCTTGTGGGGAGTCCTCAGTTTGCAGAACAGGACTGGTAGACTTGTAGGTAGAGCCTTCTACTTGACTGCCAGAACTTGCAGACTTCTCTGTTAGCTCTGTTGAACATTCAGCACCTTACTGTGCAAATGCAGTGCTGTATGTGGCAAAACTGTCTACAGCCACAAGTTCAGACGCcatgttttctttctccttcaacttcttttccaactcagtgattttatcttccattttctgtagcttcactccttggtcagtcagcttaccatcaatcctcataagcaaattaaaaatcatctcattCAAAAATCTGGAAGGAGCTTCTTCAAGTTGAGCAAGTAGACTGTGATCTTTTCTTGGGCCAGTTTTGGAGGTTTTGATAAGCTTCTCTCCATCGAGCACATACCCTATCTTAATTAAGCTGCCATAATAAATGTCTTGGTCTCTAGTTTTCACCaggtccatatcataccttttagcccatattcctttcttctgcacaagggatgtaatcacattcACATATGATAGATTTACCTTATCAAGTCTGTaggcacttctcattttctcaatcataaatttccCCAGATTTAGAGACACTTCATTAAAAGCATGCTCCATCAACCAAAGATCTTAGAGGCTAATGTAGCTAAAACTTTCACTCCTCCCTTGAATATTTGCTACAATGAAGTAATGCAGTATCCTAATATGTGGATTGATTATTAGACCTGAATTACTTTTATaggagtattttttttttcttccagtGATGATCTCCCACAGTGAGGACATATCATATTTTTCTAGaagttcaaattcacctaCTTCACCCTGTAATTTCAGCAGGTTCCCTAAATCTCCAGCAGTCACAATaaactcttttccattcaaatagACATTCAGGCTATCTTCTACATAGTTATCATAATCTActaattccttttctttcagaGCAATGCTAgagtaaaattctttaaccagacttggactatatgacctattcttaaaggtgttGTAACCTTTAAGTTTAAGCtcatcaaagtactcagaTAGACTAGTCtggatttctacattttccttaaaactcttCCAATCAACAAACTTTCAGcaggagattggtgcattttctatattcttgaATCTATACTTATGCagcttatttctaaattttgaaaaagaagaagaactgATACCTTTCTAGAGTGAGGGTTCTGTATCTCTCTTCTTGTGTATTATTTGCTTGTTTTCTCTTAGTTTCTTGGTTATTTCCTTCACTGAGGCAGGCacaattttctatttcttcttctgaCTTTATGTTCCAATTTCTTACTCCACTagcctttttcctttattcttCTCTGATACATCTTTACTTTAAGATGTTTTAGCCATTTTGGTTTTAGAAATTTCTGAAGATCTGAGTTGGTTTTAGAGGCAACTAAGaagatttaggtttttgtttttagagtAACGAGTTGCAGAGGAGAGGGAAGAAGAGGTTGGCAACAGTTATTGCTTAGAAAACTTCTCATCTTCCTTTAAGAACTGCcctacttttatttctttatatttttaaatctccctctaaaattttgattatttacctttggcaACTTTGCGCTATTCATCTTTACACCcgataaatcaaaattttaccaCAATTTACTCATATTTCATTAAACTCActaagtcttattatttaaggatGTTAGGctactcttagttgactaaggaTTCCTTAGTTGACTAATTGCATTCTATTTTCAATGTGAGACCCGaagattttcttataattccttcacatTAACCATCcccaaatttcttctaatctcacaaaatccaTCTTCACTCagtggtttggtaaaaatgtctacTAATTGATGTAGAGTATTCACAAagtctattttaatgtcatttttcactacatggtctctaataaaatggtgtctaatgTCAATGTGCTTAGTCTTAGAATGTTGCACAGGATTTTTggtatattgattgcacttgtgttatcacagtatattggtacattatgcataattattccatagtcttttaattgttgcttgacccaaaggatttgtgcacagCAACTACCTAATCAAACATATTCAGCCTCTGCTATAGATAGTGCTACTGAGTTTTGCTTCTTGctggaccaagacacaagcatctttcttaaaaattggcatgttccactagtgcttttcctattAGTTCTGTTGCCAGCAAAGTCaacatctgaatatccaactaagttaagagttgagtttctagagtaccatattcatagttcttgagtgtctatgaggtatctaaaaattctcttaacagttgttaggtgtgattccttaggctgtgactgaaatctagcacataaaaattgaatatctggtctacttgctgttaagtaaagaagagagccgatcatacctctatagagcttttgatctacagcttttcctttttcatctatgTCAAGTTTGGTAGATgtactcattggtgtggaaattgatttcagcttcagcatatcaaatttcttgagcatatcatgagtatatctttcttgactgatgaagattccttcctcactttgcttaatttgaagaccaaggaagtacttcaactctcctatcatgctcatctcaaattcaccctacattttctttgcaaagttcttgcataaagcttcattagttgcaccaaatacaatatcatccacatatatttgcacaaaaattaaatcattttgatatctcttaatgaacaatgtagtatcgatgcCGCCTCTATCATATCcattttcaactagaaattttgaaagcctctcataccaagctctaggagcttgtttcaatccatacaatgcTTTGTGA
Protein-coding sequences here:
- the LOC18612849 gene encoding glycine-rich protein 5, encoding MAKWSAVLVLALVVVQASARNVPNDSGLNDQKNFLTYGGVGGYSGIGANGMPIGGVGSVGGITGLDGTGGVGGLAGVGFGGGPGGGAAAGVGGGAGGGSGTGVIHFP